TTGTTTAATGATTTTCTGTAACTCGGTATCGGACCATCGttctttttattcttcatcGGTGTAGAGTCAATGACGAAAAGGGAATCGAGAGCATCCACATCCGTCGGTACATCCGTTTCGTTAATTTCCATCGAGTAGCCATCTTTGCCCGGTTCTATCTTAACCGGTTGGTTCGGCAGGTGCTCTTGAAACACTGCTTGTAAAGCGTTTGAAATTGCTTTTTGTAGCTTTTGATAAATCTGCTGTGTTTTGAACTGAATCTTGACGAGCGGTACGGCATCATTTGTTTGAGAACTCGTCATTTCAACAGTATCGTCAATACAAATTACCGACACATTTGGTTCGACAAACTGTACGTCGTTATCGTCGATATTCTCGTTTTCTGGTACGTTTGGACTAAAATGAAGGCTATTTGTTTCCTCGTCCATGGTAGAAAAGTTCTTAAATATTGCTTGGTACAGAACACCGCCAAACTGTTCGTTGTCAAAATCGGACTgcttttgtttaccattttgaTCATTCAACAGTACTTTGACGTTCCCTGCTAGTCGGAACAGCCGTTCCTATCCGCTCTGTTCGAAAGTGGTGTCATCGGGTTTCGAAAGTGATtacaaatcgaaaaaaactcgttgtttttcattttattttaaattatacgTTGGAATTAGGATGgcacaaataaaaattcactttATTCTTAACATGGAGTTCCCATGAAGAAATCCAGCTAAAAATAGCTACCGGGGCTATAAATAACCAGGTTTGTGATAGTTTTCACGATCGAAATCtccataaacaaaatatacaaaatatacaaaatataatataaataacaaaatatatatatataataagTTAACTCAATAGTTAAtaagtataaataaataaaaaccggaACCAAATGAAACgcattttacttatttacttaTCTATTCAACAGTTCTTTCAGTTTTAGTCTTTATTTGTACTTTACATTCATGCGAATACGTAAAACcgtttttgaattattttattccataCCGCCATGGGAAAACGTTGAGCATTCAGCATTTATatcgaaaatttaaaaaccaacgcaacgttttgttttcttttcttacatCAATAACTGTACTAATGCTGCAGATTTCGTTGTTTATAATTGTGATTTATTTGCACTGTGTATTGCAACGTTTCACATACACTCGTCCATATATTTCGCAGCaattaaattagttttctACACGTGTCGTTAGGGGGTAAGTAACAAATAGCTTCTTCTCCTACCCGATGTCTTTTTTTATGCGATACATTACGGTTAGGGGGGGATTGGGGATGGAAAAATAGAGATAACATAATCGATTACAACAGTACTCTAAGGGTTTCATCGTCTCATCACTAGGAGGTATCGTACAGTGGATGGTGTGACAGAATGGGTCTACACAATTGGTCTACAATTACACAAGGAAAATAAACATGACCCTAAAATCCTATCGAGgttcaaaaacaaagaaacaaataaagattTATGTTGAAGCATGAAATCACAGTTGGTGTAATTTGTAAGAAGTAGTAATGGAAATCGATCGCTGGGTTCATCATACGATCTGCAGCCCGGACGGATGGAGTATCCCgtgatggtgctgctgctgctgatcgaaATGATCCTGCTCCATCTGTTCCTTCAGTATCTCCAACTCCCGTATGCCGGAAACGGTAACCTCGTACTTATGCATCATCAGCGAGCGATAAAAGTGAAGCGCAAACGCAACGAAGATCACCAACACTGGAATGAGCACGATGCATGCCGACCAGGCGGCCGTCGTGTTGAGATCGTAAAACTTCACCCAGCACAGGATGGCAATCTCTAGCAGAAACAGTATCAGTCCCAGCAGCGTAGAAAATGCCCACGCCGTCTCGATGTACCAGTGTAGCCGCTCGTGGGGTGATTCGTGTACCAGCGATATGCTGTGCAAATTGCAAACTGTTTCTATGTTTGGCAAGATGCAGGTGCTGATCATAAGCGCTAGCATGTGAACCGCTACCAGAAGGGTGGTACATACGGCAAATGCTATTAACATTGCCGATGGCACTTTGGTGTTTTCATCCAGCTGTACCTCTACCATAGCGACCTATaagtagaaggaaaaaatacgTTATTAATACGCTTAGCAacaattttgaataattt
The DNA window shown above is from Anopheles funestus chromosome 3RL, idAnoFuneDA-416_04, whole genome shotgun sequence and carries:
- the LOC125768885 gene encoding calcium release-activated calcium channel protein 1 isoform X1, with translation MLDPSRKKRPGNGTVSVWSTSTAGIDTVLATTLGTTVAPKTYSTGQLHQTGLSHQPNGNGNSHNGVVHHHPNVGNGTGLNHAHLHLGSNGNSHSGSIGNNSTHSLTPHGGHGASSWNNRTSICSTHNKRRSNLSTMSQTGDDLHTPNYLSWRKLQLSRAKLKASSKTSALLSGFAMVAMVEVQLDENTKVPSAMLIAFAVCTTLLVAVHMLALMISTCILPNIETVCNLHSISLVHESPHERLHWYIETAWAFSTLLGLILFLLEIAILCWVKFYDLNTTAAWSACIVLIPVLVIFVAFALHFYRSLMMHKYEVTVSGIRELEILKEQMEQDHFDQQQQHHHGILHPSGLQIV
- the LOC125768885 gene encoding calcium release-activated calcium channel protein 1 isoform X2 produces the protein MHLHPSCSQSNLCLNSPLYRNFNHPVTATSTALRVSPQPVPKVRTCRSHSSSSAYGAVGSGAGASGVGDFWTGSSHPNSCTVNTGLLSGLGPAASCHGGAASFLAQEAIRRSNLSTMSQTGDDLHTPNYLSWRKLQLSRAKLKASSKTSALLSGFAMVAMVEVQLDENTKVPSAMLIAFAVCTTLLVAVHMLALMISTCILPNIETVCNLHSISLVHESPHERLHWYIETAWAFSTLLGLILFLLEIAILCWVKFYDLNTTAAWSACIVLIPVLVIFVAFALHFYRSLMMHKYEVTVSGIRELEILKEQMEQDHFDQQQQHHHGILHPSGLQIV